In Moritella sp. Urea-trap-13, the genomic stretch ACAACTAAAGAGCAAGTTGCTGTTGAACTAGAACAAGGCGATCTACTGCTAATGCGCTATTGCCAACAGCATTGGCATCACGCATTACCAAAGAGACTTAAAGTTGATACTCCCCGTATTAATTTAACGTTTAGGCGTATTATTTAAGTGTTATAATGCTTGCTACACTTTGCTATCTAAATATAAAAAATATCAAAGTGTGATAACTTTGTGATAACTATCTCCTATATTTTATATCATCAATATTTTATATAAATAGGAATAGATATGAGACGCTTACTTATCCCATTAGTATTAATCACCTTCTTTTTGAGTGCTTGTGACGACTCAAACACTTCATCTAACACTAATATAAATACCCAAGATGACGTAGTTTATGAACTCACGTTTACCTCGAACTGGAATGGCGCTAACTTTCCTACTAACTACCCCGCCAGCGCGCACTTTTCAGGTTTGATTGGTTTAACCCATAATAATCAGGTTGATATCTTTAAACGCTCCGAGCTTGCAACGCCAGGTATAATTACCGTGGCAGAGACCGGTGGTAAATCGGTCCTGATTGATGAAATAAATGTGCATATAGCGACAACAAACTCAGATAAAGCTATCGATGGCAGTGGTATACCGGCAGGTAGTTCAACGGTGTCACTGACATTTTCAGCCAATACTAACCACCCTTACCTGTCTATTGTATCAATGGTAGCTCCGAGCCCTGACTGGTTTATCGGTATTGATAGTTTTAATTTATATGAGAATGGCCAGTGGCAAGATAATGCTACATTCAATTTAAATGTTTATGATGCGGGTAGTGACAGTGCTGATACATTTACGGCTGCTGATAGTCCGCAAATGCCAAAAAGTGTAATCACATTATTAACCACAGATTCTGCTGATACGGATTTTCTGGCTGGTGTACATCGTGATAATGGAACATTTATTGGAACGATGACATTAAAAATCATTACTAAAAATTAACCCTCTATAAATTTATTAGTGAGTATTTTTAAAATATAACGTGAGAGGATATCGTCGCAGCTTTTCATTATCTCAAATATGGCAAAGCCTCAACATAAGTGGAGGCTTTGCCATTTAAATATGATACTTGGGAAAAACCGGAATCGCTGTACTTTTCGGAGCAGTGATAAGAGCATAATTCTTTTGCTCAAAATCTAAATCGAACATGAGCGCCGACGTTAGATGTATCTAGATCATCATTGAATCTAGCCGAATAAAAAGCACCAACGCCAACATTCTCAGTCAAATAATATGATAATTTAGTTGTCGAAATAGTTGTCATTAATGAGTCCGAAGAAGAGTCAGATATAACAACTTGTGTCACAGCTTCAAGTTTATCGGTAAAACCATACCGGAGTCCAAAATGAGCACCGATAGCGGTATTTTCATGGCTGTAATGTGCACTACGACTCGATTCTTCGACTCCTACCCAGTCAAATTCGAGTTCACCACCCAATACCAAATCGAATTTTTCAGTCAGTGGTACTCGATATAGTAAGCCTGCATTTGCGGCTAACACAGTCGTCGCATCATTTATTTCCTCCCCTGAAAATGAATACTTCATTATCACTTTTTCGCTAAGCATTAATTCACTACCGATAGAAATAAATACGGTATCGATATCTTTATCAGCAGATTCGTAAGTTTTATAGCCAACCTCTACTTCTGCGAAATTGTAATTAACAGGTGTGTTGTAAGCCCTATAATCAAGATTTAAACCTGCATTAGCTACGTTTGAAACCAGTAATGCACTTAATAATAATATCTTTTTCATCGAGCCCTGCTTGGTTTGATATAGATTCGTATTTATAAGGTAGATAAATTAACGAGGGAATTCATCGAATTAAAATACCACTAAATAGCTACCTAGACAATAAATTACATTTTCATCAAAGATATAGAATACAAATTATTTTATATTAACTCATCACAAGTGAGTTGAAGTCTAGATTAAGAGTAAGACTCAACATAAGTGAAGCTTTATCATTTACATATGCAGCCCGAGAGCGAACTTGACCCCCCCTCCTTTCGGAAGAGGACTTTTAATATCTTGAGATACCTTTTGCAGTAGTGGTAAATGCTAGGATCTTGTTGGATGTCCTTGTTCATGAGCAAGGCAAGAAAAAACACGATATAAGCCCAAAGACCTTTTATTCTTCCTATACTAAATACAGTACTTTTAACCGTAAGATGCTGATATAAGGAAGACAATGGCCTCTTTATTTGATGTTGCTCGCCGAGTGATAACTAAACTTGAAATTGTGAGTAAAACCCTCAGTCTGCGTAAAGTACGCGGGGAGGAACCGAGCTATTCACCCTCGTCGTTGCCTTTGCCAGATGCCGATACTCTTGTTGGAAAAACGGTGTTGATCAGCGGTGGGTCGCGGGGAATTGGTTTAGCCATTGCGACCGCATGTGCTAAGGCTGGCGCGAATGTGGTGATTGCAGCAAAAACCACGCTCCCACACCCTAAATTACCGGGCACCATTTATACCGCGGCGGAGGAAATTAATCAGGCTGGTGCAGGGCGAGCAATAGCTATTCAGCTTGATGTACGTGATGAAATAGCGGTACAACGCGTGGTCGATGAGGCTGTTGCTGAGTTCGGTGGTATCGATATTTTAATCAACAATGCCAGTGCGATCCATCTAGATCAGGTTGAACATACGCCCGTGAAAAAGTTTGATTTGATGTTTTCTATTAATGTCAGAGGGACATTTTTACTGACACAGGCCTGTTTACCACATCTACGCCGTAGCCAACATGCCCACGTAGTGACCTTGTCTCCACCGATCAATCTCGACCCTAAATGGTTTAAACAATACGGCACATACACCACGTCGAAATATGCTATGTCATTATTGAGTCTGTCATTTTCAGAAGAGTTCTCTGCCGATGATATTGCCGTGAGTTCGTTGTGGCCGAAAACAGCGATCGCAACATCCGCGGTCGAAAACATGATGGTGGGAAAATTGATTGAAGGGAGCTGTCGCAAACCAAGCATCATGGCGGATGCGTGTCTTGCGTTGATTAGCCAGTTACCTTCAAACCATCAGAATGGCTTTTATGTTGATGAAGATGTGTTACGAGATCAAGGTATTAAAGATTTCGATGCATACAGCTGCCATCCGGGTAAACCGTTACAACGGGATTTCTTTCTAGATGATGACCCACAATAGCCGTGCTTTCTCAGTGCTGATCAATAAATAAAAGCCCGTTGACGGCTTGGTCACCTCTAATGGTGGCCAAAATTAGTTGACCACTACAGCTAGATACAACAAAGCCCAAGCTAATAAAGTCTATTTCATGATGAGATAGCATCTATCAAGTAAAGCAAATAAAAATACCGACACACTCTTCTTAAATTACATTTAAAATCTAAAAAATAGCAGTCGGTATTCTTTTATTACACCATCAAACTAGTGCTTAGAAGTCACGCTCAGTCGTTTCACCGTTAATAACTATCACATTTTGTTCCGCTACATGCAGGAAAAAAGCTGGATAATCCTCAGGGGTATTCGGTAACTCGGGATCATCATGTTGAGTTGTACAGGTATAGCCTAAGCTATAGTTATTGGCAACGACAAAACCAAATTCATAGTCATTGCTAATGACTTGACCATTATCATCAACCACAGGGTTGACTCTAGCTGCTGCAATAGGCGCAACCTTAGTTAACTCACCAGCGGCATCACGAAAATCATCCATATTGTCTAACGCGGTCGCTTCTGGATATAAATACACCGCAGAGCTAAATTCAGAGCTACCAAATGTAGCGGCTTTTGCTTCACATTCTGCAATGAGTGCAGCAGGCACACTACCAGCAATAGCACCTACATCTGCAGTATTTACCAGCTGCACAGAGGTGGGTTTTAAGGTCCAGTAATTTTTATTACCTTTTGGTCCTTGCAAACCTTTTTGTAAATCAAATTCAGCTACAAAACTGTTATTACCCGCAGCTATAGTGAAAGTTTTATTAAAGAACAAGCGGCCAGTATTGTCATCATCCGCGCCTACCCCTCCACAACTGCCGTTACTGTTGGTCGTTAAACCGGCAGTAGCACCATCCATTTTTTGCACATATGAGCTATCGGGATTTACGACTTCACTGTTTTCCATGTAAATACACATTTGGTATTCACCTACAGTGACATCTTGGCCACTTACCAGTGTTTCAACTGCAGAGCCTTGAAACTTTAATAAATCGACTTGCTTTAATTCGCCGTCATCGGAAACATCAAATGAAATACTGCCAGCATCATTTTTTAGCACTACTTGCTTAAACGCAATCATAACCTTTTCTGCATCTGCAGGATTATCTGAAACCCCTAAGTTAAACTTACCAGTTTCAATGTTAGAAGAATCATCATTACTGCCACAGGCGCTTAATAATCCAATGGTGGACAGAAGAAGAGCGATTTTTGAAAATTTCATATAGCACCAATGTTAATATTTGAATGTCGAGATATGACATCAAAAACAGCGTATTGTTCTAAGTTATAAGCGCTGACCAAGGTAACACCAGCCTATTACCTAAATGGTTTTTATCAAAAGTGATTTATTTCAATTAATTAATGCAAAGCAATCGGATGCGATAGTCAATAAAAATAAATTTTTAGCGATACCAAAATAGAGTGTATTTACTCTAAATTTAAAGATAAATTTAAAGATAAATTTAAGAAACACCAATGCCAGATACAACAAAGCCCCAACGTTAGTCTGAGGCTTCATGACTTAAATATGGTGCCCGAGACGTCAATAACATCAGCAGAGTAAAAAATTTAGGAGACCACGATTAAGGCTAACGAACTATTTACCCCTTTTCTCCCTCGTTTATGGGGTATAGATCAAAGGAGATTGGCGATATCATTGGAGTAATAAGGTTATTTATTGTGTTAGAAATCAATACATAATAATCTCAACTATACTGATCGCAATCTACACCATATTGATTGTAATACATACCATTAGTAATAATATACTGACAAGTGTCGACCTGATACTTTGACCTTGTCTGATAACATTTTTACTTTGGACCTCTAGGTCTGTTAATAAAATGCTTTAGTTCGTCAACACACATGATCTTATCGGGAGTTATAGTTAATGTCTGCTGATCAAACTTATTATTTAACGATTGCATTAATCAATATCATTTTAGCTTTTGCCGGTACACGGATTAATGACACAGAAGGAAAGACCCAGTCTATTCCGTTTTTGATCGGCTCATTTTTAGCATTCGCCATAAGCTGGTTTTTATATTCTTTAGAATTAAATATTTTTATCGAAGTCACATCCACAATATTATCAACAGTATTTGTATGGGGTATAACAGTTTTTAGTTTTAAACGCTGTGAAGTTAAAACACCATGGCGACTGATTAGCTGTTTATTTTTAGCCAACATCACAATTCAAACTTTTTTTACCATCGAACACAATATAAACTATGTATTACATACCGCGAGTATATTCACTCCGATTGCTTTTTGTTTAAGCGGGCATCTGTTCCTAAAAAAGAAAGCAGATAGAAGCCCTTCAGATATTATCGTTGCATACGCCTATTTTTCTCTGACCGCAGTAGTTATCACCCGCTCAATACTTTTAGAAACTTCGTCAGCGCTATTTAGCCTTACAATGGCTTCTTCTCAGATTATATGGCCTATTTTTTCGGTAATTTTAGGTGTTTTTTTCTTGTTGAGTTTCACCGAAGAAGCACAAAAAAAATTAACCACAGAGGTTA encodes the following:
- a CDS encoding spondin domain-containing protein, encoding MRRLLIPLVLITFFLSACDDSNTSSNTNINTQDDVVYELTFTSNWNGANFPTNYPASAHFSGLIGLTHNNQVDIFKRSELATPGIITVAETGGKSVLIDEINVHIATTNSDKAIDGSGIPAGSSTVSLTFSANTNHPYLSIVSMVAPSPDWFIGIDSFNLYENGQWQDNATFNLNVYDAGSDSADTFTAADSPQMPKSVITLLTTDSADTDFLAGVHRDNGTFIGTMTLKIITKN
- a CDS encoding outer membrane protein gives rise to the protein MKKILLLSALLVSNVANAGLNLDYRAYNTPVNYNFAEVEVGYKTYESADKDIDTVFISIGSELMLSEKVIMKYSFSGEEINDATTVLAANAGLLYRVPLTEKFDLVLGGELEFDWVGVEESSRSAHYSHENTAIGAHFGLRYGFTDKLEAVTQVVISDSSSDSLMTTISTTKLSYYLTENVGVGAFYSARFNDDLDTSNVGAHVRFRF
- a CDS encoding NAD(P)-dependent oxidoreductase, with the translated sequence MASLFDVARRVITKLEIVSKTLSLRKVRGEEPSYSPSSLPLPDADTLVGKTVLISGGSRGIGLAIATACAKAGANVVIAAKTTLPHPKLPGTIYTAAEEINQAGAGRAIAIQLDVRDEIAVQRVVDEAVAEFGGIDILINNASAIHLDQVEHTPVKKFDLMFSINVRGTFLLTQACLPHLRRSQHAHVVTLSPPINLDPKWFKQYGTYTTSKYAMSLLSLSFSEEFSADDIAVSSLWPKTAIATSAVENMMVGKLIEGSCRKPSIMADACLALISQLPSNHQNGFYVDEDVLRDQGIKDFDAYSCHPGKPLQRDFFLDDDPQ
- a CDS encoding DUF4382 domain-containing protein, translating into MKFSKIALLLSTIGLLSACGSNDDSSNIETGKFNLGVSDNPADAEKVMIAFKQVVLKNDAGSISFDVSDDGELKQVDLLKFQGSAVETLVSGQDVTVGEYQMCIYMENSEVVNPDSSYVQKMDGATAGLTTNSNGSCGGVGADDDNTGRLFFNKTFTIAAGNNSFVAEFDLQKGLQGPKGNKNYWTLKPTSVQLVNTADVGAIAGSVPAALIAECEAKAATFGSSEFSSAVYLYPEATALDNMDDFRDAAGELTKVAPIAAARVNPVVDDNGQVISNDYEFGFVVANNYSLGYTCTTQHDDPELPNTPEDYPAFFLHVAEQNVIVINGETTERDF